The proteins below come from a single Zea mays cultivar B73 chromosome 8, Zm-B73-REFERENCE-NAM-5.0, whole genome shotgun sequence genomic window:
- the LOC100280374 gene encoding uncharacterized protein LOC100280374 (The RefSeq protein has 1 substitution compared to this genomic sequence) — translation MLEQSIASEIDLEKKLSDSISVIEDLRLKLHHQEEEIYFLEESTETVSGRMFEAENASELLFGTSKELINRLNNMQFHVSEQKCTEDDLKSKLEQSLTKLSFLENSPEKVEKGSNKAGAGSPSLQDKIQELEKQLNESNLQLQLALASAETKQEEQNALQSELNTLENTIKNIKDDVSRAESRAQNAEIRCMELTIANIELNGELNALKSEKSDKASLLEKKLTESNTQLEHAKAAVDAIVEQQGMLKCTMSDMEHIIEDLKGKVSKTETRAECAESKCTLLTDTNLELSEELAFLRGRVESLENSLREANHAKVSTAKDIGVKTKIITDLVRKLALERERLHLQIATLTKKNKMLVKKRAEGINGSIKMSKKGTSNHTEFQSTQKAEEICPDSLPSQTVVEKPSDPIDNDESKNQSADVSTSEDDSIREDIHETVCTIEPSLLNRKYIFMAFLVLLAAAVVFLLHEDGSPA, via the exons ATGTTAGAACAATCCATAGCAAGTGAGATAGATCTTGAAAAGAAACTCTCTGATTCCATATCTGTCATAGAAGACCTCAGGCTGAAGCTCCATCATCAGGAAGAGGAAATCTATTTCCTTGAGGAATCAACTGAAACAGTTTCAGGTAGAATGTTTGAAGCAGAAAACGCTTCGGAGCTACTTTTTGGAACTTCAAAGGAACTTATAAATAGGCTTAATAACATGCAGTTTCATGTAAGTGAACAAAAATGTACAGAAGATGATCTCAAGTCAAAACTAGAACAAAGCTTAACAAAATTATCTTTTCTGGAAAATAGCCCAGAGAAGGTGGAAAAAGGAAGTAACAAAGCTGGAGCTGGATCACCATCATTGCAGGATAAAATACAAGAGTTAGAAAAACAGTTGAATGAATCCAATTTGCAACTGCAATTAGCACTGGCTTCAGCAGAAACAAAGCAGGAGGAGCAAAATGCATTGCAATCTGAGCTGAACACATTGGAAAACACAATTAAGAATATCAAAGATGATGTCTCACGAGCAGAAAGCAGAGCGCAAAATGCAGAAATAAGGTGTATGGAGCTAACTGTAGCTAATATAGAGCTTAATGGGGAACTAAATGCCCTTAAAAGCGAGAAGTCAGATAAGGCCAGTCTTTTGGAGAAGAAGCTTACAGAGTCAAATACCCAATTAGAGCATGCAAAGGCAGCGGTTGATGCCATTGTTGAACAGCAAGGTATGCTGAAATGTACGATGTCTGATATGGAACATATTATTGAAGATCTGAAGGGTAAAGTTTCAAAAACTGAAACCAGAGCTGAGTGTGCTGAGTCAAAATGCACACTGTTAACAGACACAAATTTAGAACTTAGTGAAGAGCTAGCATTTCTAAGAGGTCGAGTAGAAAGTCTAGAGAACTCGTTACGTGAAGCCAACCATGCGAAGGTGTCCACTGCCAAGGACATTGGTGTGAAAACTAAAATTATTACTGATTTGGTCAGAAAATTGGCACTGGAAAGAGAACGGCTTCATCTCCAG ATTGCTACGTTGACAAAGAAGAACAAGATGTTGGTTAAAAAACGTGCAGAGGGTATTAATGGTAGCATAAAAATGAGCAAAAAGGGTACTTCCAATCATACTGAATTCCAGTCAACTCAAAAGGCTGAGGAAATATGTCCAGATTCTTTGCCATCACAAACTGTG GTGGAGAAACCATCAGATCCAATTGACAATGATGAATCTAAGAATCAGAGTGCTGATGTTTCCACTTCAGAGGATGATTCCATACGGGAGGACATTCATGAGACAGTGTGCACCATAGAGCCATCGCTGCTAAACCGGAAATATATTTTTATGGCATTTCTAGTGTTGTTGGCTGCTGCCGTTGTATTCTTGTTACATGAAGACGGCAGCCCAGCATGA
- the LOC100280374 gene encoding uncharacterized protein isoform X1, with protein MDTVIYKHDDISQEGTLPFGETMNMGGSNVEILTRIELDIAFASEKLLNLEMLVMEIARQATDFEPSTLEDESISSEIAENALELDILYGILDAEVKELHNLISSLQADIKSIEHEVYEEESGGKVKTRMDAAKLSLKQMQELIADIQNESAKFEKVVEFSQDKEGTIEAVGCDNDHLSYQTGAQTEDQHRNVLHMLEQSIASEIDLEKKLSDSISVIEDLRLKLHHQEEEIYFLEESTETVSGRMFEAENASELLFGTSKELINRLNNMQFHVSEQKCTEDDLKSKLEQSLTKLSFLENSPEKVEKGSNKAGAGSPSLQDKIQELEKQLNESNLQLQLALASAETKQEEQNALQSELNTLENTIKNIKDDVSRAESRAQNAEIRCMELTVANIELNGELNALKSEKSDKASLLEKKLTESNTQLEHAKAAVDAIVEQQGMLKCTMSDMEHIIEDLKGKVSKTETRAECAESKCTLLTDTNLELSEELAFLRGRVESLENSLREANHAKVSTAKDIGVKTKIITDLVRKLALERERLHLQIATLTKKNKMLVKKRAEGINGSIKMSKKGTSNHTEFQSTQKAEEICPDSLPSQTVVEKPSDPIDNDESKNQSADVSTSEDDSIREDIHETVCTIEPSLLNRKYIFMAFLVLLAAAVVFLLHEDGSPA; from the exons ATGGATACCGTGATCTACAAACATGATGACATTTCCCAAGAAGGAACCCTGCCATTTGGAGAGACAATGAACATGGGAGGAAGCAATGTAGAAATTCTCACAAGAATAGAGCTCGATATTGCATTTGCCTCCGAGAAATTATTAAATTTGGAGATGCTGGTGATGGAAATTGCTCGTCAGGCTACTGACTTTGAGCCTTCTACGCTTGAAGATGAGTCCATTTCTTCTGAGATCGCAGAGAATGCTTTGGAATTGGACATCTTGTATGGTATTCTTGATGCAGAAGTCAAGGAGCTACATAACTTGATTAGTTCTCTCCAAGCTGATATTAAAAGTATAGAGCATGAGGTTTATGAAGAAGAGTCTGGAGGCAAGGTAAAAACTAGAATGGATGCAGCTAAATTGTCCTTGAAGCAGATGCAAGAGCTAATTGCTGATATTCAGAATGAATCTGCAAAGTTTGAGAAAGTCGTTGAGTTTTCCCAGGATAAGGAAG GGACCATTGAAGCTGTTGGATGTGATAATGACCATCTGTCATATCAAACTGGTGCGCAgacagaagatcaacacagaaatgTTTTACATATGTTAGAACAATCCATAGCAAGTGAGATAGATCTTGAAAAGAAACTCTCTGATTCCATATCTGTCATAGAAGACCTCAGGCTGAAGCTCCATCATCAGGAAGAGGAAATCTATTTCCTTGAGGAATCAACTGAAACAGTTTCAGGTAGAATGTTTGAAGCAGAAAACGCTTCGGAGCTACTTTTTGGAACTTCAAAGGAACTTATAAATAGGCTTAATAACATGCAGTTTCATGTAAGTGAACAAAAATGTACAGAAGATGATCTCAAGTCAAAACTAGAACAAAGCTTAACAAAATTATCTTTTCTGGAAAATAGCCCAGAGAAGGTGGAAAAAGGAAGTAACAAAGCTGGAGCTGGATCACCATCATTGCAGGATAAAATACAAGAGTTAGAAAAACAGTTGAATGAATCCAATTTGCAACTGCAATTAGCACTGGCTTCAGCAGAAACAAAGCAGGAGGAGCAAAATGCATTGCAATCTGAGCTGAACACATTGGAAAACACAATTAAGAATATCAAAGATGATGTCTCACGAGCAGAAAGCAGAGCGCAAAATGCAGAAATAAGGTGTATGGAGCTAACTGTAGCTAATATAGAGCTTAATGGGGAACTAAATGCCCTTAAAAGCGAGAAGTCAGATAAGGCCAGTCTTTTGGAGAAGAAGCTTACAGAGTCAAATACCCAATTAGAGCATGCAAAGGCAGCGGTTGATGCCATTGTTGAACAGCAAGGTATGCTGAAATGTACGATGTCTGATATGGAACATATTATTGAAGATCTGAAGGGTAAAGTTTCAAAAACTGAAACCAGAGCTGAGTGTGCTGAGTCAAAATGCACACTGTTAACAGACACAAATTTAGAACTTAGTGAAGAGCTAGCATTTCTAAGAGGTCGAGTAGAAAGTCTAGAGAACTCGTTACGTGAAGCCAACCATGCGAAGGTGTCCACTGCCAAGGACATTGGTGTGAAAACTAAAATTATTACTGATTTGGTCAGAAAATTGGCACTGGAAAGAGAACGGCTTCATCTCCAG ATTGCTACGTTGACAAAGAAGAACAAGATGTTGGTTAAAAAACGTGCAGAGGGTATTAATGGTAGCATAAAAATGAGCAAAAAGGGTACTTCCAATCATACTGAATTCCAGTCAACTCAAAAGGCTGAGGAAATATGTCCAGATTCTTTGCCATCACAAACTGTG GTGGAGAAACCATCAGATCCAATTGACAATGATGAATCTAAGAATCAGAGTGCTGATGTTTCCACTTCAGAGGATGATTCCATACGGGAGGACATTCATGAGACAGTGTGCACCATAGAGCCATCGCTGCTAAACCGGAAATATATTTTTATGGCATTTCTAGTGTTGTTGGCTGCTGCCGTTGTATTCTTGTTACATGAAGACGGCAGCCCAGCATGA